A stretch of DNA from Candidatus Aegiribacteria sp.:
GCACTCCAGAAATGAAGAACACTCCCTGCTCGGTATTCAGAGATATTCTAAAGTACAGAATGAACGTCAGAGAAAACGATTCAACCGAAGTAGCATGGAAGAAATTCGAAGCGGAGATGGGTGAGTACCTGACAAAGGATGAAGTGCTTTTAGCGTGCCACTACGCAGGATTCGATTTCTCATCATACGAACCGGTCAGAAGACTCATGGGAACACAGGCTCTGGCAGCCACCGGACGTTCCTGTCTGGTAAATTACTTTCGAGGCACAGCAGCCGATAACAGAACCATGATATACCTTGAAGACCTGCACTGGGCGGACAACACATCCCTGGAACTCATAGAACACCTGGCAGGAAATATCACCGATGACAGGCTGCTGATACTCTCCCTTTCAAGACCTCCTCTTCTCGAAACGCATCCTCATTGGGGCGAAGGGCTTCCGCATCGATTCATAGAACTGAAACCTTTGTCCGAGAAATACAGCGGTGATCTTACAAGAGAAATCCTTAAAAAAGTGGACAGCCTTCCTGTGGATATCACCAACCTTGTTGTTTCGGGTTCCGGGGGCAACCCGTTCTATATGGAGGAACTGATAGCGATGCTTATGGAAGATGGCGTTATCGTAGCAGGAGAAGACAAATGGACGGTAAAACCCGGATCAATGATCAGAAAAACAGTTCCCTCCACTCTTACGGGCGTTCTGCAGGCCCGGCTTGACAGCCTGCCAGACGAGGAAAAGCAAATGCTTCAGAAAGCATCCGTAATTGGAAGACTTTTCTGGGATCTTGCGCTGGAAAACCTGTATAAGAAAACCACAGATATCGATTCGATGCTTTCTCTGCTGCAGTCCAGAGACCTGATACATGGAAACGATAATTCAACATTCACGCTTGCGCGGGAGTATCTTTTCAAGCACGCGATACTCAGGGATGTAACATACGATACCGTTCTTCTTGAACTCAGAAAAACGTACCACCGCAAAATCGCGGAGTGGATTGTCAATAACAGCGGAGACCGTGTTTTTGAGTTATCGGGCCTGATAGCCGAACATTATGACAGGGGCTGTGACCGGAAGAATGCCCTTGAATGGTTATTAAAATCCGGCAGATCCGCTTATTCAACAAGCTCTTTCGCGGAAGCTTTATCCGCGTTCCAGAGGGCTCTTTCCATCGTCCCGGAAGGCAATGAAAACCTGTCGCAGCTTCACCTTGATACCGGCAACACGCTTGAGAAGCTGGCAAAATACGATGAAGCCTGCGAGCAGCTGGAACGGGCACTGGAAATCGCGGAGGAAGAGGATGAACAGGATATCGCAGCGAAGTCACTGCTTACTCTAACCTGGATAGCAATCCTCAGGGGTCAGATAGATCATGCAAAAGAGCTGAGTCTCATGGCTTTCGAAAGGGCTGAAAAATCCGGCAGCAAATCAATTCTGGCCAAAGCTACAATGAGAATGGCGGATTTCGATAACGAGAAGAACTACGATAACGTTTTATCCTATTACAGGAAAAGCTACCGGATCTATAAAGAGATCGGGGATATCAACGGAACAGCCATCACACGGCTTAACATGGGCAACGTAGCCATGAGCTTCGACCAGCTTCAGGATGCTGAGGAATACTACACCGAAAGCCTGAAAACCTACGAATCACTGGGTAATCAATGGGGAATTGCCAACTGCCTTGGAAACCTCGGCAACGTTTCGCTAATAGGAAATGATTACAACAAATCCCGGGAACTACATAAAAGGAGCATCGCTATCTCAAGAAAAATCGGGGACCGCGAAGGTGAGGTCATTTGTAACCTCAACCTGGGTCACGATACGAAAGGGCTGGGAAGCCCTGAGGAATCGAAAAAACACTACTGCAGAGCCCTGAAAACAGCTGCTTCGCTTGGCCTTCTTCCCCTTGCCCTCTCTGCGCTTCATGAGTTATCGAAAATAATGCTTGATAATAGGGAGCTGGAAAATGCCGCGTTAGCCCTTCTATTCATAAAGGAGAATGAAGAAGTATTTCTGGTTGAAGGAGAATCAACTGATATCGACGGACTGCTCAGCAATGTTCTTGATAAGCTGCCGGACAGAGCAAAAGGCGAGATCAAAGCCTCGGCTGAATCACTTGAACTGGTAGAAGTTGCAAACAGAATTCTTCAAAAAATAGGGACGGAGGCTTTTTAATCATAAATGCTAAATAATAGGATGTTTACTCACAGACTTAAGTGTTGATTATTTGCGTATTCCAAATAAATTCCCTCCGTCCCTATTTATTCACCTCTTCATCTATCTGTTTCTGCACCCTGTTGAACAGGTAATCGCCCTCGAAACCACCGGCACTCAGAAGAGCTCTTGTCAGATCCTGTGTGGTTGTTTCAAGCTCTTCCATAAACTGCCCCTGGGCAAAATAGCGTTTGCCCTCGCTGTCATTTTTATCAAAGAGGGCATTCAGTGACTCCTCTATCATCTGATCAAGACCCCACAGCTTGATGTGAAGGAGTTCGTGCACAACGACCTCTTCAAGATGATCAGGATCAAGCTCGAACCTTACCATCAGCGCTGCCATCCTGTTGCTGGTGTCTATTTTAACATCACCGGACTTACGCCATTCCTTTCGCACGATTACCGGACGAATGTCCCAGTCGCTGAGACTAAGAAGTGGTTTCCACTTCTCCAGGCATTCACCTATCATTTTTTCATCTACCGGTTTCATATTGCTCAATCCTCTTTCTAAAGCGGCACAATAACTCTGCCAAGAAAAATGTCCGATTCATCGCTTCCATCAGGGGTATGCTCGCCAACTATGAAATATTCTCCCTCACCCATCTCATATACAAAACGCGGGTTCTGATCTCCATGTTCTTCGATGAGAAACCCGATGATTGATTCCCCGGTGGCGTCAAGATTCGCGATAAGCACGTCCATATCGATTATTTCAAATTCGTAATCACCCTCCACTCCGGTCCATCCTGTCAACATTAAACCGCCTTCGGGTACAGGCTCCGCAGAAACAAACGAAGTATGATCCTGGTACCAGTCCTCCCTGCGCCAGACTTCTTCTCCGGAGGAATCCAGGCATACCAGGATACCCCGGTACGCGAACCGGCCACCGGTTTTGTCGAACCCACCCGAGCAGAGGATGTTTCCATTATCAAGTTCGGTGAAATCACTGAAACCTGCGGCATATTCACAATCCAGCTCTATCAAACTTTTCCAGACTTCTCTGCCGCCGGCATCGAGTCTGTATATGTGAATACCTTCCGAGGGAAAGTAGTCTTCCCTGTACATCAGGATGCAGCCACCGTCATCCAGAAGTTTCAGCAGACTTCCATCCAGAACATAATCCCGCGATTCGAACAGTTTTATCCGCCAGATAACTCTTCCATCCAGATCCATTGCGGCGACAAATAGTGAACTTATCTGTTCGGAAGTCCTGCTGCTGCCGACGAGTATCATCAGGTCCGTACCCGAGGGTTCAATGGAAGTAATCCGATCTACCGAATCATCCGGGAAAAGGCCGGAAAGGCTGATGGTATTCACATCATCCGGACTGGTCAGATCAACTATCTGGAACTCAACATCAAAGATTCCTGACCAGTGACCGTAAGCAATAGCCACAATGCTTTCATCAATGAAGCCGGGAAGTAACCACTCCGCCTGATCGATTTGATCGGAAAGCAGTTCGGTTCTGCTCATGATTTCTCCCGCGTTGTCCAGCTCCAGCAGCCATAGTTCCCTGCCGTCTTCCGTTAATGAAGAAAATACGAGCTTGAAGCTTGAACAATCATCTGACATTATGCAGTCGAGCAGAATATCGTTACCCTGATTTTCGATTACGCTCAGACAATCCCACTGAAGCGTGCAGTCAGGGATATCTCCAGATACAATTCCCGCAGTCAGCAGGAGCAGCGCGGCAAAACAAACTCTCATTCTTAACCTCTCCTTCGTATAAACCGATTCGGATTTTGTAATACATGGAGAAACTGATGAATCGGTATCCGTTTTAAAACAACTCAGAACTCCGGCCATCCTGAGGTGAGAATGGGTTGCCCGGAAGATTCCTATACTGATTCAGGACCAGTTCCCCGAGCCGAAGTAGAAGATCACCAATAGTGTGTGTGTTTTATGCCAATGCTCTATTCTCAAACAGGCTCCTAATTAACCACCGCTACGGGAGCATCGTGGGCCAGGGAGTAGTGACCTGAGGTTATAACCTGCTCACCCGTTTCTACGCCCTCTTCCACCGCGACTATGCCCCTTCCCTCTGGTCCGAGAGTTACGTAGCGCCAGTCGGCATGTCCGTCGAGAACGACGAAAACCATGTCGCGGTCATCCCTTATCAGAATGGCCTCCTGCGGTATTACAAGCTGATCAGGATACACGGCTATAACTATCTCGAGCCTTGCAGTGGCTCCGGTTCTGAGGTTAGGCACTGCGGGGAGGTCAATTATAACTTCTCCAGCTCTCATCGAAGGGTTAATAACGGGGGATACCGATGCTACGGTTCCAACCAGTGTTGTGTCGTTGAGAGAGGGAACGGTCACGTAAACCCTCTGCCCGCCTGCGCACCTGGCGAGCTCGCGCTCATCGAGGTTTACCGTGGCCTGAAGGCTCCAGGGGTCTATTATTTCTCCCAGAACCGTGCCCGGGTAAACAACCATGCCTTCCCTGGCAGAGACATCCGATATTACACCATCAAAGCCTGCCGTAATGGCAGCGTTGCTGTACTGCGTCTGAGCTGAGGCAAGGCTTGTCTGAGCATCGGCAAGCCCGGTTGTCTGCCGCAGCATGCTTTTCACTTCCGGCGTAAGTTCGCCCCTGTAATTCTCGCATTCGAATTCGTACAGCGACTGTGCGTTCCTGTAAGAACTGCTGGCGCTCGATAACCTGGAAGCGCTTTCGCCAGAGGCTATCCTGAACACCACTTCTCCGTCGCTTACTTCCATTCCAACGTATTCAGGCGCCAGGACCACTTCACCCTGGATCTGGGCTGAGAGGGACTGGGTTCTTGCCGAGGCTATCCTTCCCGTTGAACTGACAACTTCGAACAGCGTGTCAACGACAGCAGCGGAAGCTGCTACCGGAAGGGGCGAGGGCTCAAGAGTCTCCCTTTCGGCTTCTTCCTCCTCACCCCCACAGGCGGCGATAGAGAGAATAATAACTGTAACTGCAAAAAACACTTTGTTAATCACTTTTTCTTCCTCCCTTTCCGGGAAGTCAACTGTATCAAGGCCGGCAGAGATATCAACACAAGAGGAGTAGAAATGAGCATGCCGCACACAACTGTGAATGACAAATTCTCCCACAGATCATTTGTCTTCGAAATAGGCCATAAAACCAGAGGGAGGAGCCCCAGAATCGTTGTGGCACTGGTCTGCAGAATGGGTCTGAGCCTTTCCGCGACCACCATGTCCGCAGCTTTTTTGATATCTATGCCGGCTTTCTTCTTCTTCTGAAAACTGTCTACCAGCAATATTGAATTGTTAACCGCAATTCCAACGAGAAAAACGCTCCCTACGTAAGCCTGCGGAGAAAAAACCTTGTCAAATATCCAGAAACCGGCAACCACTCCCACCATAGCCATGGGTATGACTGCAAGTATGTAAAGTGGAGCTTTAAAGGATTCAAACACAATCGCGGTAACGGCAAATACGGCTATTATCGCAAGCAGTACGATAAGATTCATGTCAGTACCATCATCCTGCAGCCAGAATGGTATATACTCCTCTTCGTAGACTCTGTAACCTGATGGAAGTTCAAGATTGTCAAGAAGTGAGACCCTGAATCGGGCAGCCATTCTTTCGGCTCCCATGAACGAATAGGCAACCGTACGGATGTACTCTCCGTTTTCCCTTTCAACCGAACCCTGCACATCGAGAGTATCGATCTGGATTATATCGCCCAGTTCCATAGTACCGCCGCCTGTCGTTATGCGGCTATCGAGTACATTGGAAAGCTCCGGATTTTCCATACCGTCTATTCTGAATGTCATATCGATGCTTTCATCGCCTATCTGAATCTCTCTGCCGTACCCACCGGCCAGGTTGTAACGGAAAGCCTGGAATATCTGGTAGGGATTGACCCCAAGGTCCGCAAGCTCCTGCCTGTCGAATACCACCGCAAGCTGATTCCGCTCGGGGTTTCTGGTGTCCCAGTTGATATTGACCTCACCAACCCTGGGGTGTCTCTCCAGCATGATCTGCATGGCCAGAGCTATATCCTTGAGCCCCTGATAATCGAAACCTCTGAGTTCAATGGTCTGCATCATTCCCGCGCTTCTGGTACTTCTCCAGTATGGTTCGGGATTCATACCCCTGACAACCACGGTCCGGGTACCCCCCAGGGTCGTAGCGTACGCCACTGCTTCGGCCTCGATCTGAAGGCCGTATCCGGTTTGAACAGCCTCTTCGGTGAGAATTGAATAGATCATTGCACTTTCTCCAAATACCTGAGTTCTTGTAGATTCAATTCCATCCCTGTTCGCCAGAATATCCTCAAAACCCTTTGCTACCTCGTCCACAACATCCTGTGGTGTTCCCGGTGGGTATTGCATCCATACCCTTATGAAATCCACATCGAAGCTGAAGCCCCATTCTTCTCCCTTTTCGACCTTTGCGAGGAATACGTAAACCGCTCCACCCACAAGCAGTAAAGCAAGGATTACTGCTATCAGGGGACGATGATGAAGAACCGCTATCATTTTAGCGAGATGCCTGTCCCATTTCCTTTCTCTGTACCATTTGTTCGATTTCCATCTTCCAGCTATCGACGGTACCAGAGTAAGACAGATGAAATAGGAAGCCGTAAGTGTAGCGGCTATAGTGAAGGCGAAAGGCTGATAATAAAGTTTCAGAATACCTTCACTGGCAAGAAGCGGCACAAGGGCCACCATAGTGGTGAGTATGCCCCCAAGAATGGGCATGGCCACTTCCTTCGCGCCTTTGTCTGCCGCATCCATCGGGGACATCCCCTGTCTCCTGCGGAAGCCTATAGCCTCAAGCACAACAACAGCACCGTCAACGAGAAGCCCGAACGCGATTGCAAGTGCGCTGAGGGTAAGTACATTGATACTGTAACCCGCAAGATACACCGCCGTAACCGCCATCGCGGCGGAAAAAACAATTGAGCTTATTATCAGTGGTGTCGAAAGTGGGCTGTGATTCAGTAGAAGAAGGATAAGAACAATAGCGATAAGTGAAATAAGAGCTCTCCAGGAAAGATCCTTGAGATCATTTGTTATACCCTCCGTACCATCCTCGTTAAGATTGAGTTCTATGCCTTCAGGCAGGTCAGCCTCAAGTTCCTCAATCTCCTTCTTCACAAGCCCGGCAGCACGGACGGCATTGCTTGATGAATTTCGGTCTATCTGAAGGCTTACCTGATCCATTCCGTTGTATCTGTATATAAAATTCTCGGTGGTGTTATAATCCACCAGTATTCTGCTGGTAACATCGGACAGGGTAACGAACCTTCCGCCCCGGCTTGAAACGACAAGATCTTCCAATTCAGCCACAGTCCCCGGAACGGTGGAGAGGCGGATTACCGCTTCGAGTCCCGAGGTGTCTACGGCGACACCGGTATTTCTGTCCACAATACCGTTAGTAACCGCGCCGGCAATTTCGATGAGGGTAAGATCAAGGGAGTTCAGGGCGTCACGGTCTATGTCTAGAACGATTTCCTGCTGACCCAGCCCTTCAACGATTACCGAGCTGATACCCTCGATGCGCTCGATTCTGGGAACGATGATGTCATCGGCAATCTGCTTGAGTACGGAGGGTTCGGCTCCGGTGATAGCGTAAATCAGGAACCCTTCGCTGGTAAGTTCCCTGGGGACGGCCTGCGTAACGCTTCCAATCATGACAGCGCTGGGGAGTTCATCCCGCAGGAATGAAATCCTCTCGGTGAGTTCCATTGACGCGACGTCCATATCCGTTCCTTTTTCAAAGGATACTTCTACGTTGCTCCGGTCTGGCCTTGAAGTTGAAGAGACCTCTATGACACCTTCAACTTCCCGGGCGATATCTTCTATTGGACGGGTCACCTGTTCGCAGATGGCTTCGGGATCAGCTCCGGTCCAGTAAGCGGTGATATTCAACGTCGGCAGTGTAGCGTCAGGTGTTCCCTCTAGCGGCACCCTGTTGAAAGAGACTATCGCAAGGACAAGAAGGGCTGCGAAAATGACTGCTGTCCCCCGCGGCCTGCGGAGAACCAGATCAACCATCGACAACTGTATCCCTCTTTCCTGAAAGCAGCCTGTAAAGGATGGGAACAACTATCAGTGTCAGCGCCGTGGCTACCGATATTCCTCCAATTACCGCAATCGCTAGAGGCTGGCGGAGACTCGCTCCCGAACCGAACCCAATTGCCATGGGAAGAAGGCCAAGGACCGTCGTTACGGTGGTCATAAGTACTGGCCTGAATCGGTCTCTTCCTGCCTGAATTATCGCATCGTTCTTCGCAAGACCCTGCTTCCTGAGCTGGCCTACCCTCTCGACCAGAAGAATTCCGTCATTAACCACAATACCGCACAGAACAACGAGCCCAATACCTGAAAGCGCGTTCCAGCTCTGGCCGAAAAGCCCCAGGCCTATGACGACACCGATAATCCCCAGGGGAACGGTAAACATTATAACGAAGGGCTCGCGGAAGGATTCAAACTGTGTCGCGAGCAGAACGTAAACCAGGCCGATGGCAAGCAGCGCGGCAAGCACAAGACTCGATGTGGTTCTGTTCATCTCCTCGATCTCATCCCCCTGCCTCAGCTGAACGGGGACCTCCCAGAGCAGTGTATCAGCTGCGGCAGCTACTTCATTC
This window harbors:
- a CDS encoding AAA family ATPase, translating into MSKKTRLQKAITTLEEKRDELGSEIVDIALIPLREKLESISNSNEKKLRKYVTVLFADISDFTKICESHDAEYVTEALNYLWTALDSIIIKHGGVIDKHIGDAVMALWGTETVRENDTERTIKAALEMQASAEKILPDPEKGIPKFKMRIGVHSGPVFLGRIGLKGEYTAMGDTVNIASRLYSSAPLGSVIVSHDSYGHVRNSFVFESRDPIEVKGVTDPLKTYVAVSANPKRFQQINTGILGIETEMIGRDEELQVLISALGRTMLESTPGMITIIGEAGIGKSRLLHEFRKRVERENDDMIFFNARCTPEMKNTPCSVFRDILKYRMNVRENDSTEVAWKKFEAEMGEYLTKDEVLLACHYAGFDFSSYEPVRRLMGTQALAATGRSCLVNYFRGTAADNRTMIYLEDLHWADNTSLELIEHLAGNITDDRLLILSLSRPPLLETHPHWGEGLPHRFIELKPLSEKYSGDLTREILKKVDSLPVDITNLVVSGSGGNPFYMEELIAMLMEDGVIVAGEDKWTVKPGSMIRKTVPSTLTGVLQARLDSLPDEEKQMLQKASVIGRLFWDLALENLYKKTTDIDSMLSLLQSRDLIHGNDNSTFTLAREYLFKHAILRDVTYDTVLLELRKTYHRKIAEWIVNNSGDRVFELSGLIAEHYDRGCDRKNALEWLLKSGRSAYSTSSFAEALSAFQRALSIVPEGNENLSQLHLDTGNTLEKLAKYDEACEQLERALEIAEEEDEQDIAAKSLLTLTWIAILRGQIDHAKELSLMAFERAEKSGSKSILAKATMRMADFDNEKNYDNVLSYYRKSYRIYKEIGDINGTAITRLNMGNVAMSFDQLQDAEEYYTESLKTYESLGNQWGIANCLGNLGNVSLIGNDYNKSRELHKRSIAISRKIGDREGEVICNLNLGHDTKGLGSPEESKKHYCRALKTAASLGLLPLALSALHELSKIMLDNRELENAALALLFIKENEEVFLVEGESTDIDGLLSNVLDKLPDRAKGEIKASAESLELVEVANRILQKIGTEAF
- a CDS encoding efflux RND transporter periplasmic adaptor subunit gives rise to the protein MINKVFFAVTVIILSIAACGGEEEEAERETLEPSPLPVAASAAVVDTLFEVVSSTGRIASARTQSLSAQIQGEVVLAPEYVGMEVSDGEVVFRIASGESASRLSSASSSYRNAQSLYEFECENYRGELTPEVKSMLRQTTGLADAQTSLASAQTQYSNAAITAGFDGVISDVSAREGMVVYPGTVLGEIIDPWSLQATVNLDERELARCAGGQRVYVTVPSLNDTTLVGTVASVSPVINPSMRAGEVIIDLPAVPNLRTGATARLEIVIAVYPDQLVIPQEAILIRDDRDMVFVVLDGHADWRYVTLGPEGRGIVAVEEGVETGEQVITSGHYSLAHDAPVAVVN
- a CDS encoding efflux RND transporter permease subunit produces the protein MVDLVLRRPRGTAVIFAALLVLAIVSFNRVPLEGTPDATLPTLNITAYWTGADPEAICEQVTRPIEDIAREVEGVIEVSSTSRPDRSNVEVSFEKGTDMDVASMELTERISFLRDELPSAVMIGSVTQAVPRELTSEGFLIYAITGAEPSVLKQIADDIIVPRIERIEGISSVIVEGLGQQEIVLDIDRDALNSLDLTLIEIAGAVTNGIVDRNTGVAVDTSGLEAVIRLSTVPGTVAELEDLVVSSRGGRFVTLSDVTSRILVDYNTTENFIYRYNGMDQVSLQIDRNSSSNAVRAAGLVKKEIEELEADLPEGIELNLNEDGTEGITNDLKDLSWRALISLIAIVLILLLLNHSPLSTPLIISSIVFSAAMAVTAVYLAGYSINVLTLSALAIAFGLLVDGAVVVLEAIGFRRRQGMSPMDAADKGAKEVAMPILGGILTTMVALVPLLASEGILKLYYQPFAFTIAATLTASYFICLTLVPSIAGRWKSNKWYRERKWDRHLAKMIAVLHHRPLIAVILALLLVGGAVYVFLAKVEKGEEWGFSFDVDFIRVWMQYPPGTPQDVVDEVAKGFEDILANRDGIESTRTQVFGESAMIYSILTEEAVQTGYGLQIEAEAVAYATTLGGTRTVVVRGMNPEPYWRSTRSAGMMQTIELRGFDYQGLKDIALAMQIMLERHPRVGEVNINWDTRNPERNQLAVVFDRQELADLGVNPYQIFQAFRYNLAGGYGREIQIGDESIDMTFRIDGMENPELSNVLDSRITTGGGTMELGDIIQIDTLDVQGSVERENGEYIRTVAYSFMGAERMAARFRVSLLDNLELPSGYRVYEEEYIPFWLQDDGTDMNLIVLLAIIAVFAVTAIVFESFKAPLYILAVIPMAMVGVVAGFWIFDKVFSPQAYVGSVFLVGIAVNNSILLVDSFQKKKKAGIDIKKAADMVVAERLRPILQTSATTILGLLPLVLWPISKTNDLWENLSFTVVCGMLISTPLVLISLPALIQLTSRKGRKKK